A single Thermodesulfobacteriota bacterium DNA region contains:
- a CDS encoding circularly permuted type 2 ATP-grasp protein yields the protein MVTYYKNYDTGGFFDEYFTDDGSPRPGASLLLKRIEDLPRGELLRRQKATEARLFQMGVTFTVYGEDEGTERIFPFDIIPRVIEPGEWDVLERGLKQRIYALNLFIDDVYNDRKILKDGVVPEELLMSSKVYRPQCVGFRPPRGIWCHIAGTDLVRNGDGAYYVLEDNLRSPSGVSYVLENREVLKRTFPKLFEDLQIRPVDNYPNRLRDTLGYVAPKGVYSPNVVLLTPGIYNSAYFEHSYLAQQMGIELVEGSDLVVSGGYVFMKTTRGLQKVDVIYRRIDDDFLDPLTFRPDSLLGVPGIMDVYKAGNVALVNAIGTGIADDKIIYAYVPEIIKYYTGEEPILPNVPTYVCSRESDRAYVLENLKDLVVKPANESGGYGILIGPKSTKATREKFRKLILSDPRNYIAQPTLSLSRVPVLAGDRFEGRHVDFRPYILYGEDIYVMPGGLTRVALKKGSLVVNSSQGGGSKDTWVLRDIP from the coding sequence ATGGTCACGTATTACAAGAATTACGATACAGGCGGCTTCTTCGACGAATATTTCACCGACGACGGAAGCCCCCGTCCGGGCGCTTCGCTTCTCTTAAAGAGGATAGAGGACCTTCCCAGGGGCGAGCTCCTCCGCCGCCAGAAGGCGACGGAGGCCCGGCTCTTTCAAATGGGCGTAACGTTCACGGTCTACGGCGAGGACGAGGGCACCGAGCGCATCTTCCCGTTCGACATCATCCCCCGCGTCATCGAGCCCGGGGAGTGGGACGTCCTCGAGCGCGGGCTGAAACAGCGGATTTACGCGCTGAACCTGTTCATCGACGACGTATACAACGACCGCAAGATACTGAAAGACGGCGTAGTCCCCGAAGAATTGCTCATGTCGAGCAAGGTCTACCGCCCGCAGTGCGTCGGGTTCCGCCCGCCGCGCGGTATATGGTGCCACATCGCCGGGACGGACCTCGTCCGGAACGGCGACGGCGCGTACTACGTGCTGGAAGACAACCTCCGCTCGCCGTCCGGCGTCTCGTACGTCCTCGAAAACAGGGAGGTGCTCAAACGCACCTTCCCCAAGCTCTTCGAGGACCTCCAGATACGCCCCGTGGACAACTACCCGAACCGCCTCCGCGACACACTCGGCTACGTCGCCCCCAAGGGCGTCTATTCGCCGAACGTCGTCCTCCTCACCCCCGGCATATACAACTCGGCCTACTTCGAGCATTCGTATCTCGCCCAGCAGATGGGCATCGAGCTCGTCGAGGGCTCGGACCTCGTCGTCTCGGGCGGCTACGTCTTCATGAAGACGACGCGCGGTTTGCAGAAGGTGGACGTCATCTACCGCCGCATCGACGACGACTTCCTCGACCCGCTGACGTTCCGCCCGGATTCGCTCCTGGGCGTCCCGGGGATAATGGACGTCTACAAGGCCGGCAACGTCGCCCTCGTGAACGCCATCGGCACGGGCATAGCGGACGACAAGATCATCTACGCATACGTACCCGAAATCATAAAATATTATACGGGCGAAGAGCCCATACTCCCCAACGTGCCGACGTACGTCTGCTCGCGAGAGAGCGACAGGGCCTACGTCCTCGAAAACCTGAAAGACCTCGTCGTAAAGCCCGCCAACGAATCGGGGGGCTACGGTATACTCATAGGCCCCAAGTCCACGAAGGCCACGAGGGAAAAATTCCGGAAGCTCATCCTGTCCGACCCCCGGAACTACATCGCCCAGCCGACGCTATCCCTTTCGAGGGTGCCCGTCCTCGCCGGCGACAGGTTCGAGGGGCGGCACGTCGATTTCCGCCCGTACATCCTCTACGGCGAGGATATCTACGTCATGCCCGGCGGCCTGACCAGGGTCGCCCTCAAGAAAGG